A single region of the Leisingera thetidis genome encodes:
- a CDS encoding ABC transporter ATP-binding protein: MAFLETQGLTAHYGDFQALFGVDIRLEPGETVAIIGANGAGKSSLMRSLTGVLRNAPGQILHKQTEIGHLPPDTVMKRGIAMVPEGRRLFPSLTVEENLIIGGQHKGGADLGDRIGSWLARLTGSSGPMDVAACRDGSGYWTLDTVYALFPVLHERRHTPGTALSGGQQQMVAIGRALMSNPEILLCDEISLGLAPVVIRDIYAALPMIKDSGASLIVVEQDISQALRVADRVYCMMEGRITLSGRPSEISREDIHTAYFGAAA, translated from the coding sequence ATGGCATTTCTGGAGACACAGGGCCTGACCGCTCACTACGGGGATTTCCAAGCGCTTTTCGGGGTGGATATCCGGCTCGAACCTGGCGAGACGGTAGCGATCATCGGTGCCAACGGCGCTGGGAAGAGCTCGCTGATGCGTTCTCTCACCGGGGTTTTGCGAAATGCCCCCGGACAGATCCTGCACAAACAGACAGAGATTGGCCATCTGCCGCCCGACACCGTCATGAAGCGCGGCATTGCAATGGTGCCCGAGGGGCGCAGGCTTTTCCCATCGCTGACGGTCGAAGAAAACCTAATCATCGGAGGCCAGCACAAGGGAGGCGCCGATCTGGGCGACCGGATCGGTTCATGGCTCGCCAGACTGACCGGTTCTTCGGGTCCAATGGACGTGGCTGCGTGCCGCGACGGATCCGGCTATTGGACGTTGGACACGGTATACGCCCTCTTTCCAGTTCTGCACGAGCGGCGCCATACGCCCGGAACTGCACTCTCCGGCGGGCAGCAGCAGATGGTGGCAATTGGCCGTGCCCTGATGTCGAACCCCGAAATCCTCCTATGCGATGAGATCAGCCTCGGCCTGGCGCCGGTGGTGATACGCGACATCTACGCCGCCTTGCCGATGATCAAGGACAGCGGTGCCAGTCTGATCGTGGTGGAGCAGGACATCAGCCAGGCGCTGAGGGTGGCTGACCGGGTCTACTGCATGATGGAAGGCAGGATCACCCTGTCAGGCCGTCCCTCGGAGATTTCCCGCGAGGACATTCACACAGCCTATTTCGGAGCAGCGGCATGA
- a CDS encoding VOC family protein, with the protein MRIASILLAASLAAGQVNASDTNGLPGMAGVDHIGITVPDLDQAVTFFTGVLGCTAFYPLGPFSGGDSAWMQDHLNVDPKATIPAMRLIRCGNGANLEIFQYTAPDQNPVPPRNSDIGGHHIAFYTTDMAAAVAYLQDQNVQVLGAPTTMTEGPSAGETWVYFMAPWGLQLELVSYPGGKAYEDSFEGRLWDPRS; encoded by the coding sequence ATGCGTATCGCCTCTATTTTGCTTGCTGCATCATTGGCCGCCGGACAGGTCAATGCGTCGGACACCAACGGCCTGCCAGGCATGGCGGGGGTCGACCACATCGGCATTACCGTGCCGGACCTGGATCAGGCTGTGACCTTCTTTACCGGTGTTCTGGGCTGCACTGCGTTTTATCCGCTGGGCCCGTTTTCCGGCGGCGACAGCGCCTGGATGCAGGATCATCTGAACGTGGATCCCAAGGCAACGATTCCGGCCATGCGCCTAATCCGCTGCGGCAACGGCGCCAATCTGGAGATCTTCCAATACACCGCACCGGACCAGAACCCGGTACCGCCGCGCAATTCCGACATCGGCGGCCATCACATCGCCTTCTACACCACCGACATGGCGGCGGCGGTCGCGTATCTGCAAGACCAGAATGTCCAGGTCTTGGGGGCGCCCACAACCATGACCGAAGGGCCTAGCGCCGGCGAAACCTGGGTCTACTTCATGGCGCCCTGGGGCCTGCAGCTGGAACTGGTCAGCTATCCGGGCGGCAAGGCCTACGAGGATAGCTTTGAGGGCCGTCTCTGGGATCCCCGGTCCTGA
- a CDS encoding branched-chain amino acid ABC transporter permease: MDMPYAVTTRTSASAIALILGLSVLALLFAAPAFVSRGLIQDLFFILTMLVLAQFWNLLAGYGGLVSVGQQAFVGIGAHALYGSVILGGADPVSALLLSGAAALVLAVPTAFFAFRLHGAYFAIGTWVIAEVARLIIAQWHAVGGGTGTSLPRDALREMMLVSWVQDTLGVRASAARDILAYWLALALAVATIAGIYWLLRSKRGLALAAVRDNTEAAKSVGVDAGRMKWLVFLTASFGTGIAGGLIYLQKARISPDAAFSVTDWTAYVIFIVVIGGLGTIEGPILGVLVFFALQSLLADFGTWYLMALGLAGIAVMLFAPRGLWGLISERTGLQLFPVQRRLTGGLLAQSNRKET, translated from the coding sequence ATGGACATGCCCTATGCAGTTACAACCCGCACAAGCGCATCCGCTATTGCCTTGATCCTTGGCCTTTCGGTGCTGGCCCTGCTCTTTGCAGCCCCCGCCTTTGTCTCGCGCGGGCTGATCCAGGATCTGTTCTTTATCCTGACCATGCTGGTGCTGGCGCAGTTCTGGAACCTTCTGGCGGGTTATGGCGGATTGGTTTCCGTGGGGCAGCAGGCCTTTGTCGGGATCGGGGCCCATGCCCTTTACGGATCGGTCATCCTGGGCGGAGCGGACCCTGTATCCGCGCTGCTGCTTTCGGGCGCGGCGGCGCTGGTCCTGGCCGTGCCCACCGCATTCTTTGCCTTCCGGCTGCATGGAGCCTATTTCGCCATCGGCACCTGGGTCATCGCCGAGGTCGCGCGCCTGATCATCGCGCAATGGCACGCGGTCGGAGGCGGAACCGGGACGTCGCTGCCGCGCGATGCCCTGCGCGAAATGATGCTGGTCAGCTGGGTTCAGGACACGCTAGGCGTGCGCGCCAGCGCGGCACGGGACATTCTCGCCTACTGGCTGGCACTGGCCCTGGCTGTGGCCACGATTGCCGGCATCTACTGGCTGCTGCGTTCCAAGCGGGGGCTGGCCCTGGCAGCAGTGCGCGACAACACCGAAGCAGCAAAATCCGTCGGCGTGGACGCGGGCCGGATGAAGTGGCTGGTGTTTCTGACCGCATCCTTTGGCACCGGGATCGCTGGCGGGCTGATCTATCTGCAAAAGGCGCGGATCTCGCCGGATGCCGCATTCAGCGTCACCGATTGGACCGCCTACGTGATCTTCATCGTGGTGATCGGGGGATTGGGCACTATCGAGGGTCCTATTCTGGGCGTCCTTGTCTTCTTTGCCCTGCAAAGCCTGCTGGCAGATTTCGGTACCTGGTATCTGATGGCGCTCGGGCTGGCCGGCATCGCAGTGATGCTGTTTGCCCCGCGCGGGCTGTGGGGCCTGATTTCCGAGAGAACCGGATTGCAGCTCTTTCCCGTGCAGCGCCGGTTGACCGGCGGCCTTCTCGCCCAATCCAACAGAAAGGAAACCTAA
- a CDS encoding branched-chain amino acid ABC transporter permease yields the protein MIWIDTIVQGILLGGLYALFAAGLSLVFGIMRLVNLAHGDLIVLGSYLILLLASALGLHPFAAAIAAMPAMFLLGWSLQKLVLNRALGEDILPPLLVTFGLSIVIQNVLQESFSADSQRLSAGALETASVGLGPVTAGVMPLLTFGSAILVILALNHLFYRAAIGRAFRATSDDAVTAGLMGIRPDRVFALATAIAMLVVTIAALYLGTRSNFDPSIGPARLIYAFEAVIIGGLGSLWGTLAGGVVIGVAQTLGAAINPEWQILAGHVAFLIVLLIRPRGLFPREA from the coding sequence ATGATCTGGATTGACACCATCGTCCAAGGCATTCTTCTCGGCGGTCTCTATGCACTGTTCGCAGCAGGACTCAGCCTCGTTTTCGGGATCATGCGGCTGGTCAACCTGGCCCATGGCGATCTGATTGTGCTGGGATCCTACCTGATCCTGCTCTTGGCCAGTGCTTTGGGGCTCCACCCCTTTGCTGCTGCAATTGCCGCCATGCCGGCCATGTTCCTGCTTGGCTGGAGCCTGCAGAAGCTGGTTCTGAACCGGGCCTTGGGAGAGGATATCCTGCCGCCGCTCCTGGTGACCTTCGGCCTGTCGATCGTCATTCAGAATGTGCTGCAAGAGAGTTTTTCGGCTGACAGCCAGCGCCTGTCTGCTGGCGCGCTGGAGACCGCCTCGGTCGGCCTCGGACCGGTCACCGCCGGAGTGATGCCGCTCTTGACCTTTGGTTCGGCAATCCTGGTTATCCTGGCGTTGAACCATCTGTTCTATCGCGCTGCCATAGGCCGCGCCTTCCGGGCCACATCAGATGATGCGGTGACTGCCGGCCTGATGGGCATCCGCCCGGACCGGGTCTTCGCCTTGGCTACCGCGATTGCCATGCTGGTGGTGACCATCGCAGCGCTCTATCTCGGCACGCGGTCGAATTTTGACCCCTCTATTGGTCCGGCCCGGCTGATCTACGCCTTTGAAGCGGTGATCATCGGCGGTTTGGGCAGCCTGTGGGGGACACTTGCCGGGGGCGTGGTGATCGGTGTCGCGCAAACTTTGGGCGCCGCAATCAATCCCGAGTGGCAGATCCTCGCCGGGCATGTTGCTTTTCTCATTGTTCTGCTGATCCGCCCGCGCGGCCTGTTTCCGAGGGAGGCTTGA